One Deinococcus carri DNA window includes the following coding sequences:
- a CDS encoding bifunctional DNA primase/polymerase yields MSANRLLDDALAAHAAGLVVMPVNAGGAYDKRPHLVLMETGHRAPSRKSPGRWAPSWRPLMVEPPSEDMVVAWFRHPAGKGLAFVTGQRSGRVVIDLDGASGDELRQRWGVRPHVRTGSGGWHVHVAAPPWRVPTLNSKSMTALGAAYPGLDSRADGGYAILPPTVSRAGPYTWRRPLADLEGTDFLPVPAQVLLGLLSPPVPPSAPPPAARPDPPRALAGTGGSPPLATTQDAVDEALRLVNALYGRDNAGFWLARVLRDRGQGREEVKALAFHMMVPGHNTKGEIEPYTREQWEASVDSAFTRAARVKARKPEPVATPDRLVGVWPHLDEEEQRQALRCVAASWTAQGEAARVEAFFAALAVPQEVIAAELRVVRQQRAQGVLLPGLTALATRYLPSWERRAVG; encoded by the coding sequence TTGTCGGCGAATAGGCTGCTGGACGACGCGCTCGCCGCCCACGCCGCGGGCTTGGTGGTCATGCCCGTGAACGCGGGCGGGGCGTACGACAAGAGGCCGCACCTCGTGCTGATGGAGACCGGGCACCGGGCACCCAGCCGCAAGTCCCCCGGCCGGTGGGCGCCTTCCTGGCGCCCGCTGATGGTTGAGCCGCCCAGCGAGGACATGGTGGTGGCGTGGTTTCGGCACCCGGCGGGCAAGGGGCTGGCCTTTGTCACCGGGCAGCGGTCCGGGCGGGTCGTGATCGACCTCGACGGCGCGTCCGGGGACGAACTCCGGCAGCGGTGGGGCGTGCGGCCCCATGTCCGCACCGGCAGCGGGGGGTGGCACGTCCACGTCGCCGCGCCCCCCTGGCGCGTCCCCACCCTGAACAGCAAGAGCATGACGGCGCTCGGCGCGGCCTACCCCGGGCTGGACAGCCGGGCGGACGGCGGATACGCGATCCTCCCGCCCACGGTTAGCCGCGCCGGGCCGTACACCTGGCGGCGCCCCCTGGCCGATCTGGAAGGGACAGACTTCCTGCCCGTGCCCGCCCAAGTGCTGCTGGGCCTGCTCAGTCCCCCCGTGCCGCCCTCGGCACCACCGCCAGCCGCCCGGCCTGACCCTCCGCGTGCCCTTGCTGGAACCGGAGGGTCTCCCCCACTGGCCACCACCCAGGACGCCGTGGACGAGGCACTGCGCCTGGTGAACGCCCTGTACGGGCGCGACAACGCGGGGTTCTGGCTCGCGCGGGTCTTGCGTGACCGTGGGCAGGGCCGCGAGGAAGTGAAGGCGTTGGCGTTCCACATGATGGTTCCCGGGCACAACACCAAGGGGGAGATCGAGCCGTACACGAGGGAACAGTGGGAAGCGTCGGTGGACTCGGCGTTTACCCGTGCCGCCCGGGTCAAAGCCAGAAAACCGGAGCCAGTCGCCACGCCTGACCGCCTGGTCGGCGTATGGCCGCACTTGGACGAGGAGGAGCAGCGGCAGGCGTTGCGGTGCGTTGCCGCGAGCTGGACGGCCCAGGGGGAGGCGGCCCGCGTCGAGGCGTTCTTCGCGGCGCTGGCGGTGCCCCAGGAGGTGATTGCCGCGGAACTGAGGGTTGTGCGGCAGCAACGGGCGCAGGGTGTCCTGCTGCCCGGCCTGACGGCGCTCGCTACCCGGTACCTGCCGAGTTGGGAACGCCGGGCTGTGGGTTGA
- a CDS encoding type III polyketide synthase — MHANILGVGTAVPAHTIAQTSVRDRARTHFTGLSDASRERLLRIYENTGIERRFWVNDVEWYTTQRPFDERNAQWHEQALDMAEEASRAALAAAGVEASQVQAVVMVTTSGIATPSPEAYLIQRLGIPLSATRLPIWGLGCAGGAAGLARGAELATLRPKGCVLVVAVELCSLTFNALDHSTSNVVASSLFADGAAAVVLGHEGGPEIVGSFTRMLPESYDVMGWDVVPEGLRVRFASSIPNLLRGELGNLIRDGLAEYGLSQDDVGLWVLHPGGAKVLTAYEEALEAAGPSLEASAHVLRHYGNMSSPTVLFVLQHLLQQGQVQPGTNSVLLALGPGFAAEGVIIRW, encoded by the coding sequence ATCGCTCAAACCAGTGTCCGTGACCGCGCCCGTACGCACTTCACGGGGTTGTCCGATGCTTCCCGCGAGCGCCTCCTGCGAATCTACGAGAACACCGGCATCGAACGGCGCTTTTGGGTGAATGACGTGGAGTGGTACACCACCCAGCGTCCCTTCGATGAGCGAAATGCTCAGTGGCACGAGCAGGCCTTGGACATGGCGGAAGAGGCTTCGCGCGCTGCGCTCGCAGCGGCGGGCGTCGAGGCCAGCCAGGTTCAGGCTGTCGTTATGGTGACGACCAGTGGGATCGCTACGCCTAGTCCCGAGGCTTACCTGATTCAGCGCCTCGGCATCCCGCTGTCGGCCACCCGTTTGCCGATCTGGGGACTAGGCTGCGCGGGCGGTGCAGCGGGCCTGGCGCGCGGCGCGGAACTCGCCACCCTGCGACCTAAGGGATGTGTGCTTGTTGTCGCGGTGGAACTGTGCAGCCTCACCTTCAATGCCCTCGATCACAGCACCAGTAACGTGGTGGCTTCCAGCCTGTTTGCCGATGGAGCCGCTGCAGTGGTGCTGGGACACGAGGGTGGCCCCGAGATCGTGGGCAGTTTCACCCGGATGCTCCCGGAGAGCTATGACGTGATGGGCTGGGACGTGGTACCAGAGGGCCTGCGCGTGCGCTTTGCGAGCAGTATTCCCAACCTGCTCCGCGGCGAACTGGGGAATCTGATTCGGGACGGGCTGGCTGAATACGGCCTCAGCCAAGACGATGTGGGACTGTGGGTGCTTCATCCTGGGGGAGCCAAAGTTCTCACCGCCTATGAGGAGGCTCTGGAGGCCGCTGGACCGAGCCTGGAGGCGTCCGCCCACGTCCTGCGCCACTATGGCAATATGTCGAGTCCTACGGTGCTGTTCGTCCTCCAGCATCTGCTCCAGCAGGGGCAGGTGCAGCCGGGCACCAACTCAGTCCTGTTGGCCCTGGGGCCGGGGTTCGCGGCTGAAGGCGTCATCATCCGGTGGTGA